Proteins from one Caulobacter sp. 73W genomic window:
- a CDS encoding ATP-dependent Clp protease proteolytic subunit, whose product MQDPMTMMSGLVPMVVEQSSRGERAFDIFSRLLRERIIFLTGPFEDGMASLICAQLLFLESENPKKEIAMYINSPGGVVTSALAIYDTMQYIKSPVSTVCMGMAASAGSLILAAGAAGQRISLPNARIMVHQPSGGFRGQASDIERHAEDIIKTKRRLNEIYVKHCGRTLEEVERTLDRDHFMSAEEALAWGLVDQVVETRDVAEAVKG is encoded by the coding sequence ATGCAAGATCCCATGACCATGATGAGCGGTTTGGTCCCCATGGTCGTCGAGCAGTCGAGCCGCGGTGAGCGCGCGTTCGACATCTTCTCGCGCCTGCTGCGTGAGCGGATCATCTTCCTGACCGGTCCGTTCGAAGACGGCATGGCCAGCCTGATCTGCGCCCAGCTTCTCTTCCTGGAGTCCGAGAACCCCAAGAAAGAGATCGCCATGTACATCAATTCGCCGGGCGGCGTGGTGACGTCGGCGCTCGCGATCTACGACACCATGCAATACATCAAGAGCCCGGTCTCGACGGTGTGCATGGGCATGGCCGCCTCGGCCGGTTCGCTGATCCTCGCCGCCGGCGCGGCCGGTCAGCGCATCAGCCTGCCGAACGCCCGCATCATGGTGCACCAGCCGTCGGGCGGCTTCCGCGGTCAGGCCTCGGACATCGAGCGCCACGCCGAGGACATCATCAAGACCAAGCGCCGCCTGAACGAGATCTACGTCAAGCACTGCGGCCGCACCCTGGAAGAGGTCGAGCGCACCCTGGACCGCGACCACTTCATGAGCGCCGAGGAGGCCCTGGCCTGGGGCCTCGTCGACCAGGTGGTCGAGACCCGCGACGTGGCTGAGGCCGTGAAGGGCTAA
- a CDS encoding LysR family transcriptional regulator has product MTRPHLPLNALRAFEASARHLSFTRAAIELCVTQAAVSHQVKGLEQRLGATLFRRLPRGLALTDEGLALLPSLTDSFDRIGDIMERFEGGRVREVLTVGAVGTFAVGWLLPRLQAFAEAHPFVDLRLMTNNNRVDIAAEGLDYAVRFGDGAWHGTNAEPLFDAPMSALCDPVTAARLATPQDLTRETLLRSYRSADWPDWFAAAGVDGSHIRGPVFDSSWVMVEAAMQGFGVALAPPMMFERELAQGRIIQPFETAVSTGRYWLTRLKSKQTTSAMRAFREWLMEQGAA; this is encoded by the coding sequence GTGACACGCCCTCACCTGCCGCTCAACGCCCTGCGCGCCTTCGAGGCCTCGGCCCGACATCTCAGCTTCACGCGAGCCGCTATCGAGCTGTGCGTCACCCAGGCGGCCGTCAGCCACCAGGTGAAGGGGTTGGAGCAACGCCTCGGCGCGACCCTGTTCCGCCGCCTGCCGCGCGGCCTGGCCCTGACCGACGAGGGGCTGGCCCTGCTGCCGTCCCTGACCGACAGCTTCGACCGCATCGGCGACATCATGGAGCGGTTCGAGGGCGGCCGGGTGCGCGAGGTGCTGACCGTCGGCGCGGTGGGCACCTTCGCGGTGGGATGGCTGCTGCCCCGCCTGCAGGCCTTCGCCGAGGCGCACCCCTTCGTGGACCTGCGCCTGATGACCAATAACAACCGCGTCGACATCGCGGCGGAGGGCCTGGACTACGCCGTCCGCTTCGGCGACGGCGCCTGGCACGGCACCAACGCCGAGCCGCTGTTCGACGCGCCCATGTCGGCCCTCTGCGACCCCGTCACGGCCGCCAGGTTGGCGACGCCCCAGGACCTGACCCGCGAGACCCTGCTGCGCTCCTACCGCTCCGCCGACTGGCCCGACTGGTTCGCCGCCGCGGGCGTCGACGGCTCCCACATCCGGGGGCCGGTGTTCGACAGCTCGTGGGTGATGGTCGAGGCGGCCATGCAGGGCTTCGGCGTCGCCCTGGCCCCGCCGATGATGTTCGAGCGGGAGCTGGCCCAGGGGCGGATCATCCAGCCCTTCGAGACTGCCGTCTCCACGGGGCGCTACTGGCTGACCCGGCTCAAGTCCAAACAGACCACCAGCGCCATGCGGGCGTTTCGCGAGTGGCTGATGGAACAGGGCGCCGCCTAA
- the bla gene encoding class A beta-lactamase, whose product MIDRRNLMIGLSLGIAMTATGAAFAAPAGIIQRIAELERKSGGRLGVGVRNAATGEVWGHRLDERFAMCSTFKALLAAQVLSRVDTGKETLARRIPVQKADLVTYSPAVEKRVGGTMSIAELCQATVTLSDNAAANLLLRDTGGPAGLTSFLRSVGDGVTRLDRREPELNVVIGGDERDTTTPAAMAGTLNRLVLGNALSAKSREQLKTWLIANTTGDARIRAGVPDDWVVGDKTGTWDGGATNDVAILWPPKGGPIILTVFYDGSAAKLDARNSVIASAARIVASVYSG is encoded by the coding sequence ATGATCGACCGTAGAAATCTGATGATCGGCCTGAGCCTTGGAATCGCCATGACGGCGACCGGGGCCGCCTTCGCGGCGCCGGCTGGCATTATCCAGCGTATCGCTGAGCTGGAGCGCAAGAGCGGCGGCCGGCTTGGCGTGGGCGTGCGAAATGCGGCGACCGGAGAGGTCTGGGGCCATCGCCTGGATGAGCGGTTCGCCATGTGCAGCACCTTCAAGGCGCTGCTGGCGGCTCAGGTTCTCAGCCGCGTGGATACGGGCAAGGAGACCCTCGCCCGCCGCATCCCCGTCCAGAAGGCCGACCTCGTCACCTACTCACCCGCCGTCGAGAAGCGCGTGGGCGGGACGATGAGCATCGCCGAGTTGTGTCAGGCGACCGTCACCCTCAGCGACAATGCGGCGGCCAACCTGCTGCTGCGCGACACGGGTGGTCCGGCGGGCCTGACGAGCTTCCTGCGATCTGTGGGGGACGGGGTCACCCGTCTCGACAGGCGGGAGCCGGAGTTGAATGTGGTGATCGGCGGCGACGAGCGCGACACCACCACACCCGCCGCCATGGCCGGCACCCTCAACCGGCTGGTGCTCGGCAACGCCCTGTCGGCCAAGTCGCGCGAGCAGTTGAAGACCTGGCTGATCGCCAACACCACGGGTGACGCGCGCATCCGCGCCGGGGTGCCGGATGACTGGGTCGTCGGCGACAAGACCGGGACCTGGGACGGCGGGGCGACAAACGACGTGGCAATCCTGTGGCCGCCCAAGGGTGGGCCGATCATCCTCACGGTCTTCTACGATGGGTCCGCGGCCAAGCTGGATGCCCGCAACAGCGTCATCGCCAGCGCGGCGAGGATCGTCGCCTCGGTCTATTCGGGGTAA
- the mtnN gene encoding 5'-methylthioadenosine/S-adenosylhomocysteine nucleosidase, with the protein MHAVLCAIPEELSALRQQLHVNERPSRHGATQVWTGEHGGRPVALAMAGVGKVNAAAAAAVLLDRYEASALIFSGVAGGLNPAFGVGSVLLGERLAIHDFGLIADRAFVRTASGINPIGAPMLEAVTPVRVDVQATLGRLRDAVAGRIDAPVALGSLITADYFLNCAATRDDLHAALGADAIDMESGAVAQVAAAWGAPLYVIRTLSDQAGDDSHLSFAQMAAMAARNSALCVSALLEILI; encoded by the coding sequence ATGCACGCCGTGCTCTGCGCCATCCCGGAAGAACTGTCGGCCCTTCGTCAGCAGCTTCATGTGAACGAACGGCCTAGCCGCCACGGCGCGACCCAGGTCTGGACAGGTGAGCACGGCGGCCGTCCGGTCGCCCTGGCCATGGCCGGGGTCGGCAAGGTCAATGCGGCGGCCGCGGCGGCCGTGCTGCTGGACCGCTACGAGGCTTCAGCCCTGATCTTTTCCGGCGTCGCGGGCGGTTTGAACCCCGCCTTCGGCGTCGGATCGGTTCTCCTGGGCGAGAGGCTGGCGATCCACGACTTCGGCCTGATCGCCGATCGGGCGTTCGTGCGGACGGCATCGGGCATCAACCCCATCGGCGCGCCGATGCTGGAGGCGGTGACGCCGGTGCGCGTGGACGTTCAGGCGACTCTGGGTCGGCTTCGCGACGCCGTGGCGGGCCGGATCGACGCACCAGTGGCCCTAGGCTCGCTCATCACCGCCGACTATTTCCTCAACTGCGCAGCCACGCGCGACGACCTGCACGCGGCCTTGGGGGCGGACGCCATCGACATGGAGTCGGGCGCCGTGGCTCAAGTGGCCGCCGCCTGGGGCGCGCCGCTCTACGTCATCCGGACCCTGTCGGATCAGGCGGGGGACGACAGCCACTTGAGCTTCGCCCAAATGGCCGCCATGGCCGCCCGCAACAGCGCGCTGTGTGTCAGCGCGTTGCTGGAAATCCTGATCTAG
- the topA gene encoding type I DNA topoisomerase, translating to MNVVVVESPAKAKTINKYLGSDYTVLASYGHVRDLPSKDGSVNPDDDFAMLWDVDAKSAKRLSDIAEAVKKSDRLILATDPDREGEAISWHVLEVLQKKKVLKDKAVERVTFNAITKSAVSEAMRHPRQIDMELVEAYLARRALDYLVGFTLSPVLWRKLPGSRSAGRVQSVALRLVVDRELEIERFKTQEYWTVEADVTAGADPFLARLVKHEGKKLTKFDLPNEASASTAKAAVQAASFKVTAVEKKPGKRSPPPPFTTSTLQQEAARKLGFSAQRTMQAAQKLYEGIDIGGETVGLITYMRTDGVQAAPEALDEARKVIGNVYGADYVPETARIYKTKAKNAQEAHEAIRPTSLTRNPGSLRLEADLGRLYELIWKRMIASQMESARIERTTVDLDSADGKTGLRATGQVVQFPGYLAVYEEGRDDEADEDGGRLPIINEGAAAQVREARADQHFTEPPPRYSEASLVKKMEELGIGRPSTYASVLTVLRDRAYVRMEKQRFIPEDKGRLVTAFLEQFFERYVEYDFTAALEEKLDLVSSGDLDWKDFLREFWKDFHAQVGQISELRTTHVLDALNDALGPHIFPDKGDGTDPRACPTCGTGRLSLKTGKFGAFIGCSNYPECRFTRPIATSEGEGEEQAADKELGINPATGQAVWLKVGRFGPYVEEMGAAEGEKPKRGSIPKGWAPATIDIDKALRLLSLPREVGNHPEDGKPIVANLGRFGPYVQHDGTYANLDSADEVFEVGLNRAVAVLAEKRAGGGRGRAAAAALKDLGVHPADGAPVKVLSGRFGPYIKHGSTNANVPRGTDPQDLTLEVAVQLLAEREAKGGGKKPAKKAAKPKAEAKPKAAAAKKPAAKKPAAKKAPAKKAAPKKKAAEA from the coding sequence ATGAACGTCGTCGTCGTCGAAAGCCCGGCCAAGGCCAAGACCATCAACAAGTACCTGGGCTCCGACTACACGGTCCTCGCGTCCTACGGTCACGTCCGCGACCTGCCGTCCAAGGACGGTTCGGTGAACCCTGACGATGACTTCGCCATGCTCTGGGATGTGGACGCCAAGTCCGCCAAGCGCCTGTCGGACATCGCCGAAGCGGTGAAGAAGTCCGACCGCCTCATCCTGGCCACTGACCCGGATCGCGAAGGCGAGGCCATCAGCTGGCACGTCCTGGAAGTGCTCCAGAAAAAGAAGGTGCTGAAGGACAAGGCCGTCGAGCGCGTCACCTTCAACGCGATCACCAAGAGCGCCGTGTCGGAGGCCATGCGCCATCCGCGCCAGATCGACATGGAGCTGGTCGAGGCCTACCTGGCCCGCCGCGCCCTGGACTACCTGGTCGGTTTCACCCTCTCGCCGGTGCTGTGGCGCAAGCTGCCGGGCTCGCGCTCGGCCGGCCGCGTGCAGTCGGTCGCCCTGCGCCTGGTCGTGGACCGGGAGCTGGAGATCGAGCGCTTCAAGACCCAGGAATACTGGACGGTCGAGGCGGACGTGACCGCCGGCGCTGACCCGTTCCTGGCCCGCCTCGTCAAGCACGAGGGCAAGAAGCTCACCAAGTTCGACCTGCCCAACGAGGCGAGCGCCTCCACGGCCAAGGCCGCCGTGCAGGCCGCCTCCTTCAAGGTGACGGCGGTCGAGAAGAAGCCGGGCAAGCGCTCCCCGCCCCCGCCCTTCACCACCTCGACCCTGCAGCAGGAAGCCGCCCGCAAGCTCGGCTTCTCGGCCCAGCGCACCATGCAGGCCGCCCAGAAGCTGTACGAAGGCATCGACATCGGCGGCGAGACCGTCGGCCTGATCACCTACATGCGTACCGACGGCGTGCAGGCCGCGCCGGAAGCGCTGGATGAGGCGCGCAAGGTCATCGGCAACGTCTATGGGGCCGACTACGTCCCCGAGACGGCCCGCATCTACAAGACCAAGGCCAAGAACGCCCAGGAGGCGCACGAGGCGATCCGCCCGACGTCCTTGACCCGCAACCCCGGCTCCCTGCGCCTGGAGGCCGATCTCGGCCGCCTGTACGAGCTGATCTGGAAGCGGATGATCGCCTCCCAGATGGAAAGCGCCCGGATCGAGCGCACGACCGTCGACCTCGACAGCGCCGACGGCAAGACCGGCCTGCGCGCCACCGGCCAAGTGGTGCAGTTCCCGGGCTATCTGGCGGTCTATGAAGAAGGCCGCGACGATGAGGCCGACGAGGATGGCGGCCGTCTGCCGATCATCAACGAAGGCGCCGCCGCCCAGGTGCGCGAAGCCCGCGCTGACCAGCACTTCACCGAACCGCCCCCGCGCTATTCCGAAGCCAGCCTGGTCAAGAAGATGGAAGAGCTCGGCATCGGGCGTCCGTCGACCTACGCCTCGGTGCTGACCGTGCTGCGTGACCGCGCCTATGTCCGCATGGAGAAGCAGCGTTTCATCCCCGAGGACAAGGGCCGCCTAGTCACCGCTTTCCTGGAGCAGTTCTTCGAGCGCTACGTGGAGTACGACTTCACCGCCGCGCTGGAGGAAAAGCTCGACCTCGTCTCGTCCGGCGATCTCGACTGGAAGGACTTCCTGCGCGAGTTCTGGAAGGACTTCCACGCCCAGGTCGGCCAGATCAGCGAACTGCGCACCACCCACGTGCTGGACGCCCTGAACGACGCGCTCGGCCCGCACATCTTCCCGGACAAGGGCGACGGCACGGACCCGCGCGCCTGCCCGACCTGCGGCACCGGCCGCCTGAGCCTGAAGACCGGCAAGTTCGGTGCCTTCATCGGTTGCTCGAACTATCCGGAATGCCGCTTCACCCGCCCCATCGCCACCTCCGAGGGCGAAGGCGAGGAGCAGGCCGCCGACAAGGAGTTGGGGATCAATCCGGCGACCGGCCAGGCCGTGTGGCTTAAGGTCGGCCGCTTCGGCCCCTATGTCGAAGAAATGGGCGCCGCCGAGGGCGAGAAGCCCAAGCGCGGCAGCATTCCCAAGGGCTGGGCCCCGGCGACCATCGACATCGACAAGGCCCTGCGCCTGCTGTCCCTGCCGCGTGAAGTCGGTAACCACCCCGAGGACGGCAAGCCCATCGTCGCCAACCTGGGCCGCTTTGGTCCGTACGTGCAGCACGACGGCACCTACGCCAACCTGGACAGCGCCGACGAGGTCTTCGAGGTCGGCCTGAACCGCGCGGTCGCCGTCCTGGCTGAAAAGCGGGCCGGCGGCGGACGTGGCCGCGCGGCCGCGGCGGCTCTGAAGGACCTGGGCGTCCACCCGGCCGACGGCGCGCCGGTGAAGGTGCTGTCGGGCCGCTTTGGTCCCTACATCAAGCACGGCTCCACCAACGCCAACGTGCCCCGCGGCACCGACCCGCAGGACCTGACCCTTGAGGTCGCGGTCCAACTGCTGGCGGAACGCGAGGCCAAGGGCGGCGGCAAGAAGCCAGCGAAGAAGGCCGCCAAGCCGAAGGCCGAAGCCAAGCCCAAGGCGGCCGCGGCCAAGAAGCCCGCCGCGAAAAAGCCGGCCGCCAAGAAGGCTCCGGCCAAAAAGGCCGCTCCGAAGAAGAAGGCCGCCGAGGCCTAG